One Xylanivirga thermophila DNA window includes the following coding sequences:
- a CDS encoding HlyD family efflux transporter periplasmic adaptor subunit, whose translation MKKRMEIKRVLIIAVAIIVLGTAVYLLFFTGRSKAKVSTNYQISELKTGDLTQSITGTGTIWPEGTVSIVAPFDFKILSVEVEAGQQIKAGDTIAKLDLDALDTEIMKLKEEISAIDDTIVKVKEKESSTETIKAPVSGRIKQIFAQTGDNVKSIISDNDAILVISTDGKMNVTIETSAVEEGDNVNVEVDGKTYSGVVANVSNGRAMITITDNGTAVGATATIYNGDGDKLGSGTLSINQPLKVTADAGTVSKIYVSENSRVYKGTSLLYLKNLPTSEEYETQIRNRLEKQNLLIAVQKMRESGKFTSEYNGIVNSISINDGMQVAANGEILSLYTGDVNTLTVSVDELDIKNVEKGQNAKITVDAIEDKTYNAKVQSISQVGEVNNGVTTYNVSLKVEGDEQLRIGMNATAEIIVKERKDVLLLPFEALQSTQGEQYVWLYTGTLPKDSGADPGKRTVVKTGLSNANYVEITDGLNSDDKVVIVRTKTTNTNRQQDKMMAPGMDMGNPPQMQGNFPQDKPKPDGTPLGGKPQRQGRD comes from the coding sequence ATGAAAAAAAGAATGGAGATAAAAAGGGTGCTTATTATTGCTGTTGCTATTATAGTATTAGGTACAGCAGTATATCTACTTTTTTTTACTGGAAGATCAAAAGCTAAGGTAAGTACAAACTATCAAATCAGCGAATTGAAAACTGGTGATTTAACACAATCTATAACTGGTACGGGTACAATCTGGCCTGAAGGGACCGTAAGTATTGTTGCGCCTTTTGATTTTAAAATTTTATCGGTAGAAGTGGAGGCAGGTCAACAAATTAAAGCAGGTGATACAATTGCTAAACTGGATTTGGATGCACTTGATACTGAAATTATGAAGCTAAAAGAAGAAATTTCGGCTATAGATGATACGATTGTAAAAGTAAAAGAGAAGGAAAGTAGTACAGAGACAATAAAAGCACCTGTATCTGGTAGGATAAAACAAATATTTGCACAGACCGGAGATAATGTAAAATCCATTATTTCAGATAATGATGCGATTCTTGTAATATCTACTGATGGAAAGATGAATGTAACAATTGAAACTTCTGCAGTAGAAGAGGGTGATAATGTAAATGTTGAAGTAGATGGTAAAACATATAGTGGTGTAGTTGCTAATGTTTCAAATGGGAGAGCAATGATCACTATTACTGATAATGGAACAGCCGTGGGTGCAACTGCAACTATATATAATGGAGATGGAGATAAACTCGGTTCGGGAACTCTATCAATAAACCAGCCACTTAAAGTAACGGCTGATGCAGGCACCGTCTCAAAAATTTATGTCAGTGAAAATAGCAGGGTGTATAAAGGCACTTCATTATTATATTTAAAGAATTTACCTACTTCAGAGGAATATGAAACACAGATTAGAAACCGTTTAGAAAAACAAAATCTTTTAATTGCTGTACAGAAAATGCGTGAGAGTGGGAAATTCACGTCGGAATATAATGGAATAGTAAATAGTATTTCTATAAATGATGGTATGCAGGTTGCTGCAAATGGTGAAATACTATCTCTTTATACAGGTGATGTAAATACTTTGACGGTATCGGTTGATGAGTTGGATATAAAAAATGTAGAAAAAGGGCAGAATGCAAAAATTACGGTTGATGCCATAGAGGATAAAACCTATAATGCAAAGGTTCAGAGTATATCCCAAGTGGGTGAAGTAAATAATGGCGTAACCACATATAACGTAAGTTTGAAGGTTGAGGGTGATGAACAATTAAGAATTGGAATGAATGCTACGGCAGAGATTATAGTTAAAGAGCGTAAAGATGTATTGTTATTACCCTTTGAAGCATTGCAGTCTACACAAGGAGAACAATATGTATGGCTCTATACCGGAACGCTACCTAAAGATTCTGGGGCGGATCCAGGGAAAAGAACAGTAGTGAAAACTGGGCTTTCAAATGCTAATTACGTAGAGATCACAGATGGCTTGAATAGTGATGATAAGGTCGTGATTGTACGTACTAAAACAACAAATACCAATAGACAGCAAGATAAAATGATGGCGCCAGGAATGGATATGGGGAATCCTCCCCAAATGCAAGGGAATTTTCCTCAAGATAAACCTAAACCCGATGGAACACCATTAGGTGGAAAGCCTCAAAGACAGGGGCGTGACTAG
- a CDS encoding response regulator transcription factor gives MRILLVEDEKQLAESLAQILKKNNYIVDNAYDGETGLDSALSDIYDIIILDIMLPKLDGLSILRQIREGNINTPILMLTARSDVRDKVKGLDLGADDYLAKPFYSEELLARIRALSRRKGEFIPDDIISYKDLTLDLSNMELSTSKNKVRLSLKEFELMQHFLSNPDSIAQKEFLIVKVWGYDSDAEYNNLEVYISFLRKKLVAIKSKVRIVTIRNVGYKLEA, from the coding sequence ATGAGAATATTACTTGTAGAAGATGAAAAACAACTTGCTGAATCATTAGCGCAAATATTAAAGAAAAATAATTATATAGTCGACAACGCATATGACGGTGAAACAGGACTTGATAGCGCGCTATCCGATATATATGATATAATTATTCTCGATATAATGCTGCCTAAACTTGATGGACTGTCAATACTTAGACAAATAAGAGAGGGCAATATAAATACTCCAATACTTATGCTAACAGCTAGAAGCGATGTAAGGGATAAAGTGAAAGGACTTGACCTTGGAGCTGATGACTACCTTGCAAAACCTTTCTACTCAGAAGAACTCCTCGCTAGAATAAGGGCACTTTCAAGACGAAAAGGCGAATTTATACCTGATGACATTATCTCATACAAAGATTTAACATTAGATCTCTCTAATATGGAATTGAGTACAAGCAAAAACAAGGTACGTCTATCGCTTAAAGAGTTTGAACTCATGCAACATTTTTTGAGCAATCCTGATTCAATTGCGCAAAAAGAATTTTTAATAGTCAAAGTTTGGGGTTATGATTCTGATGCTGAATATAACAATTTAGAAGTATATATATCATTTTTGCGGAAAAAGCTAGTTGCCATAAAATCTAAAGTCAGAATAGTTACAATAAGAAATGTTGGTTACAAACTGGAGGCATAA
- a CDS encoding sensor histidine kinase has protein sequence MFDKLRNKFLWFTMGILTLVFFIIFTVVFISTTIKVQHQIDMTLNNIMHTPNHKISLHDPLYTSSISVELSKDGDILDIRSFVEVDMPILTETLSIVTHNNNFRGTVTMDGNRFAYLKKDMPFGSKIVLVSRTIYDNTINTLLFTFIVVGALSLGILFVISWFFANKAIEPVKMAFEHQKQFVADASHELKTPLTIINTNLDLISSNGNQTVNEQHKWIGYIYTQVDRMSKLINDMLMLARMDEYKMIFSKVNFSDILNNALLYFEVALYEKNITLEQNIYEDIYVLGDTASLEKLIYILLENTLKYSPKNEKVSVTLTHEKSKLVLKIRNTGISIPSEHIDKIFDRFYRADSARTQKNGGYGLGLAIAKSITTQHNGKIWAQSMPKSYTEFIVELPIV, from the coding sequence TTGTTCGATAAACTTCGAAATAAATTCCTGTGGTTTACCATGGGTATATTGACATTGGTATTTTTTATTATATTCACTGTCGTATTTATCTCAACCACAATCAAGGTACAACATCAGATAGATATGACACTTAATAACATCATGCATACCCCTAATCATAAAATATCGCTGCATGATCCCCTCTATACAAGTAGTATATCCGTTGAACTTAGTAAAGATGGGGATATATTGGATATTCGTTCATTTGTTGAAGTAGATATGCCAATACTTACCGAAACATTGAGTATAGTAACTCACAACAATAATTTTAGGGGTACAGTAACCATGGATGGTAACCGGTTTGCTTACCTCAAAAAAGACATGCCCTTCGGTTCAAAAATCGTATTAGTAAGCCGTACAATATACGATAATACAATTAATACCCTACTATTTACCTTTATTGTTGTGGGAGCTTTAAGCCTTGGAATATTATTTGTTATTTCATGGTTTTTTGCAAATAAGGCAATAGAACCTGTAAAGATGGCATTTGAACATCAAAAACAATTTGTAGCCGATGCCTCCCATGAATTAAAAACCCCTCTTACTATAATAAATACAAACTTAGATTTAATATCATCAAATGGAAATCAAACGGTAAACGAACAGCATAAATGGATAGGATATATATACACACAGGTAGACAGAATGTCAAAGCTTATAAATGATATGCTAATGTTAGCCCGCATGGATGAATATAAAATGATTTTTTCAAAAGTAAACTTTTCTGATATTCTAAATAATGCTCTACTATATTTTGAGGTTGCATTATATGAAAAGAATATAACTCTTGAGCAAAATATCTATGAAGATATCTATGTCTTAGGAGATACTGCATCACTTGAAAAACTTATATATATATTACTTGAAAATACCCTTAAATATTCACCAAAGAATGAAAAGGTATCTGTTACGCTTACACATGAAAAATCAAAACTTGTATTAAAAATTAGAAATACTGGCATAAGCATACCCAGTGAACATATTGATAAAATTTTTGACCGCTTTTATCGAGCTGATAGTGCAAGAACTCAAAAAAATGGAGGCTATGGACTTGGACTGGCAATTGCAAAGTCCATAACCACACAGCATAATGGTAAAATATGGGCACAGAGTATGCCTAAAAGCTATACTGAATTTATAGTTGAATTGCCAATAGTTTAA
- a CDS encoding ATP-binding cassette domain-containing protein has protein sequence MIVCENLVKIYKTNDIEVVALQGLDLTVTRGELMAIIGNSGSGKSTLLNMLGGLDRPSAGRLFVDDKDLLKMGDKALIRYKRETVGFVWQNNARNLIPYLTALENIELPMVLTGKVKRDRALELLDMVGLSHKKNSRLGELSGGEQQRIAIAIALSNSPKLLLADEPTGAVDTKTASQILDVFRKLNRELGITIVIVTHDRQLSKKVDRVVAIRDGRTSSEFIRKRTYAQELADMSQGIQDQEEETHEELAVVDKAGRVQIPREYLDILGLKGQNKIKIEMEGDKIVLVAPQAEGKIKVNA, from the coding sequence ATGATAGTATGTGAAAATCTAGTAAAGATATATAAGACTAATGACATTGAAGTAGTAGCCTTGCAAGGACTGGATCTTACCGTTACTAGGGGAGAACTTATGGCCATAATAGGCAATAGCGGTAGTGGAAAATCTACATTGCTTAATATGTTAGGCGGACTTGATAGACCGTCGGCTGGGAGATTATTTGTAGATGACAAGGATCTCCTAAAGATGGGTGATAAGGCACTTATAAGATATAAGCGAGAGACCGTCGGTTTTGTATGGCAAAACAATGCTAGGAATCTCATACCATATCTTACTGCCCTGGAAAATATAGAACTGCCTATGGTGCTTACAGGTAAAGTAAAAAGGGATAGGGCCTTAGAATTATTGGATATGGTAGGATTATCCCATAAAAAGAATAGCAGGTTAGGTGAGTTATCAGGGGGAGAGCAACAGAGAATAGCAATTGCAATTGCCTTATCCAATAGTCCTAAACTTTTACTAGCTGATGAGCCTACTGGCGCAGTAGATACAAAAACGGCATCTCAAATACTTGATGTATTTCGCAAGCTAAACAGGGAACTAGGCATTACCATAGTTATAGTTACCCATGATAGGCAGCTTTCTAAAAAGGTAGATAGGGTAGTGGCTATAAGGGATGGCCGCACCAGTAGTGAGTTTATAAGGAAAAGAACGTATGCTCAGGAATTGGCGGATATGTCTCAAGGTATACAGGATCAGGAAGAGGAGACCCATGAAGAGCTAGCGGTAGTCGATAAGGCAGGTAGGGTACAGATACCTAGGGAATATTTAGACATACTAGGTCTTAAGGGGCAGAATAAGATAAAAATAGAGATGGAAGGTGACAAGATAGTATTGGTAGCGCCCCAAGCAGAAGGCAAAATAAAGGTTAATGCATAG
- a CDS encoding ABC transporter ATP-binding protein: MDDTPIITTKGLCRDFISGRQVVHALKDVNISIYPGTLTILRGRSGSGKTTLINLLGALDRPTSGNVFFDGDDITRMSEHKRDELRRREMGFVFQSIALISLMSAYENVEFGLRISDYDKKLRKKRAEECLTFVGLQKRMDHRPQEMSGGEQQRVAIARAIAHNPKVIFADEPTAELDTAMALQVMKVFRDLVEKEGLTVIMTTHDPYMMELADKVFTLEDGEIIDV; this comes from the coding sequence ATGGATGATACACCTATTATCACTACCAAAGGGTTATGTAGAGATTTTATATCAGGCAGGCAGGTTGTGCATGCCCTTAAAGATGTAAATATATCCATATATCCTGGGACATTGACCATATTAAGGGGGCGGTCCGGATCGGGCAAGACTACCCTTATAAATCTTTTGGGCGCTTTGGATAGACCTACAAGTGGCAATGTATTTTTTGATGGTGATGATATAACACGTATGTCTGAGCATAAAAGGGATGAGCTGAGAAGGCGGGAGATGGGCTTTGTATTTCAGTCCATAGCACTTATATCACTTATGTCTGCATATGAAAATGTAGAATTTGGGCTTAGAATATCCGATTATGATAAAAAACTGCGTAAAAAGAGGGCGGAGGAATGTCTGACATTTGTGGGGCTCCAAAAGAGGATGGATCATAGACCACAGGAGATGTCTGGCGGTGAACAACAACGAGTAGCCATAGCGAGGGCTATTGCCCATAATCCCAAGGTAATATTTGCAGATGAACCTACTGCTGAACTGGATACTGCCATGGCATTGCAGGTTATGAAGGTGTTTAGGGATTTGGTGGAGAAGGAAGGTCTAACGGTTATTATGACCACCCATGATCCCTATATGATGGAATTGGCCGATAAAGTATTTACTTTAGAGGATGGGGAGATTATAGATGTATAA
- a CDS encoding ABC transporter permease: MALFSMVFKKMLKNKWLVASLILGLIISVALITSIPMYTNGVLQKMLIKELEKYQLEKERFPGGYLVSMHLDDQPINDAVRDAMDKGEIPYENDKVQRLYQKWFDEFMEIDVYTKDTLPQRLGLSVLAKKFNYSTDVCAMVREGMGNSDDPDGRRYVRLQSLSDIEDHITLIDGKLPEKEKIDGAYEVLIPEIALNKLKIVLNKVFVVSDLSMKGMEPIRVKPVGVFTVKDESDPYWTFLTPQSFSESLLVPENLMERDFVKRSPVTLLQSARWYYAFDYHMLTLDNLSKVIGGHNKNVKNIRGIYKNAYIDAPTIKIIGTYFNKERQLRIMMWALNVPVIVMLFLYLFMVCKLIMDREKNEIALISSRGATRGQIVLGYLLQGLILGIIAFIIGPRVGLLLCKVLGASSGFLEFVQRKALPVTVGKKAYIYAGITIVISMFIIIIPAYFASKVSIVNYKRNISRRSNRMPWEKFGLDFILLGISGYGYYTFTQRQNVLYMTGISGSDISVDPLLFFIPALFILGAGLLCIRLYPFIIKFIYWLGKSIWPAHLYNTLIQVGRSSGNYHFLMVFLIMTLSIGLFSATAARTINKNIEERIMYDVGCDMALKPVWQSDAPISEGLSKPEGEDPDKSAMQKEDQDFKKVQFAEPPFLPYTQLSGVQHAAKVFIKDDAWIETNGQSGEGIRLMGIEPYDFGSTAWFREKLLKHHINEYLNLLADEPSACLISRSISKAYGIKAGDQINILWQGNNAAVFTVYAIVDYWPSWNPCKDGSKTDVTEPMLVVANLSYIQDHIALEPYEVWLKLDKGIKSSEVYDNIREKGLPILTLRDAGQQVIEARNNPSQLAINGSMTLGFIISGIICFLGFLLYWVLSLSARTLQFGILRGMGLSLKHLILMMVWEQLLTSGAAMVIGIFIGLGASRMFVPLFQMAYSAVSQVPPFRVISYASDRIRIYILMACTLGLGLIILGYLLSRIKIHQAIKLGED; the protein is encoded by the coding sequence ATGGCACTATTTTCAATGGTTTTTAAAAAAATGCTAAAGAATAAGTGGCTGGTAGCATCTCTCATTTTGGGACTTATCATATCGGTAGCCCTTATTACCAGCATACCTATGTACACAAACGGTGTATTGCAAAAGATGCTTATAAAGGAATTGGAAAAATATCAGCTAGAAAAAGAACGATTTCCAGGTGGTTATCTGGTATCCATGCATTTGGATGATCAACCTATAAACGACGCTGTAAGGGATGCTATGGACAAAGGAGAGATACCTTATGAAAATGATAAGGTTCAAAGACTGTATCAAAAATGGTTTGATGAGTTTATGGAGATAGATGTATATACCAAGGATACGTTGCCACAAAGGCTGGGATTGTCGGTATTAGCGAAAAAATTTAACTATTCTACAGATGTTTGTGCTATGGTAAGGGAAGGAATGGGCAATTCAGATGATCCTGATGGACGTAGATATGTCCGTTTGCAATCATTAAGCGATATAGAAGATCATATTACACTCATAGATGGAAAATTGCCTGAAAAAGAGAAGATAGATGGGGCATATGAGGTATTGATCCCTGAAATTGCCCTTAACAAGCTAAAAATAGTGCTAAACAAGGTGTTTGTAGTATCAGATCTAAGCATGAAGGGCATGGAACCGATTAGGGTAAAACCAGTAGGAGTATTTACAGTAAAGGATGAATCAGATCCATATTGGACTTTTCTCACACCACAGAGTTTTAGCGAGAGCCTTCTAGTGCCTGAAAATCTTATGGAGCGGGATTTTGTAAAAAGATCCCCTGTTACGTTACTTCAAAGCGCCAGATGGTATTATGCATTTGACTATCATATGCTTACCTTGGATAACCTATCCAAGGTAATAGGTGGCCATAACAAAAATGTTAAAAATATCAGGGGTATATATAAAAATGCATATATTGATGCACCTACTATAAAGATAATAGGTACATATTTTAACAAGGAAAGACAATTGCGCATAATGATGTGGGCTCTTAATGTACCTGTAATCGTCATGCTGTTTTTATACCTATTCATGGTATGCAAACTTATTATGGATAGGGAAAAAAATGAAATCGCCCTTATATCCAGTAGGGGTGCGACCAGGGGGCAAATAGTATTAGGGTATCTGCTTCAGGGACTTATATTAGGTATTATTGCCTTTATAATAGGACCTAGGGTGGGCCTTTTACTATGCAAGGTACTTGGTGCCTCCAGTGGTTTTTTAGAATTCGTACAAAGGAAGGCATTGCCTGTAACTGTAGGTAAGAAGGCATATATATATGCTGGTATAACTATAGTGATATCTATGTTTATAATAATAATTCCAGCTTATTTTGCAAGCAAGGTGAGTATTGTAAATTACAAAAGAAATATTTCAAGGCGATCTAATAGGATGCCTTGGGAGAAATTTGGATTAGATTTTATACTCCTTGGCATATCAGGGTATGGATATTATACCTTTACCCAAAGACAAAATGTGTTATATATGACTGGCATATCAGGCAGTGATATATCAGTTGACCCCCTTTTATTTTTTATACCGGCTTTGTTTATACTGGGTGCGGGACTTTTATGTATAAGATTGTATCCGTTTATAATAAAATTTATATACTGGCTAGGCAAAAGTATATGGCCTGCCCATCTTTACAATACTTTGATACAGGTTGGTAGGTCATCGGGAAATTATCATTTTTTAATGGTATTCCTTATAATGACCTTATCCATAGGCTTATTCAGTGCTACTGCAGCACGTACAATAAATAAGAATATAGAAGAAAGGATAATGTATGATGTAGGATGTGACATGGCCCTCAAGCCAGTTTGGCAAAGTGATGCCCCTATATCAGAGGGTTTGTCTAAGCCTGAAGGGGAGGATCCGGACAAAAGTGCCATGCAAAAAGAAGATCAGGATTTCAAAAAGGTGCAGTTTGCAGAACCGCCATTTTTGCCCTATACCCAATTGTCTGGAGTTCAGCATGCGGCCAAGGTATTTATAAAGGATGATGCATGGATTGAAACAAATGGACAGAGTGGAGAGGGTATACGTCTTATGGGGATAGAGCCGTATGATTTTGGAAGTACCGCATGGTTTAGGGAGAAGCTTCTCAAGCATCATATAAATGAATATCTAAATTTACTGGCAGATGAACCGAGTGCCTGTCTTATATCACGTTCCATAAGCAAAGCCTATGGGATAAAGGCGGGAGATCAGATAAATATTTTATGGCAGGGTAATAATGCAGCAGTATTTACCGTGTATGCCATAGTCGACTATTGGCCATCTTGGAATCCGTGCAAAGATGGGTCAAAAACCGATGTGACGGAGCCTATGCTGGTGGTGGCAAACCTATCATACATCCAGGATCATATAGCTTTAGAACCATATGAGGTTTGGTTAAAGCTTGATAAGGGGATAAAGAGCAGTGAGGTATATGATAATATAAGGGAAAAGGGGCTTCCCATCCTTACTCTAAGAGATGCAGGACAACAGGTTATAGAGGCTAGAAATAATCCTTCCCAGCTTGCCATAAATGGCTCAATGACCCTTGGATTTATAATAAGTGGCATAATATGCTTTTTAGGTTTTCTATTATATTGGGTACTTTCATTAAGTGCTAGAACTTTGCAGTTTGGTATATTAAGGGGTATGGGGTTGTCTTTAAAGCATCTTATACTTATGATGGTATGGGAACAGTTATTGACATCTGGAGCAGCTATGGTAATAGGAATATTTATAGGGCTTGGAGCCAGTAGGATGTTTGTACCCTTATTTCAAATGGCATATAGTGCTGTATCCCAGGTACCACCATTTAGGGTGATCTCGTATGCTAGTGATAGGATAAGAATATATATACTGATGGCCTGTACATTGGGACTTGGTCTTATAATACTTGGTTATTTACTATCTCGCATCAAAATTCATCAAGCTATAAAATTAGGGGAGGACTAA
- a CDS encoding efflux RND transporter periplasmic adaptor subunit has product MQLHKNPCILLILIIFISFLSGCNFIPEEEEALAPPLVKPKREEYELYEVQKKDITNYVKGSGNLVASEEKALFFKQSGSRLKDIDAKVGREVKKGDVLGRLDTGDLDTRIKLQEYALKKAELNLARLKEESGDRYSIESAKLDVLSNKLLLDDLKKEMDNSLLIAPMDGVVTFVDNLSEGDMVEAYKRIITISDPKKLRVYYQSNDVNKVKAGMEAEIRIKGQAYTGEVVLSPDNIPKDAHESLKNAIIIDVKDLPQDAKMGDLAEISIPIETRQGVLVIPKRALKQYMGGNTVQIIEGESKKELDVEIGIQTPTEVEIISGLEEGQKVILR; this is encoded by the coding sequence TTGCAATTGCATAAGAATCCTTGTATATTACTTATTCTCATCATTTTTATAAGCTTTTTATCTGGATGCAATTTTATACCGGAAGAAGAAGAGGCCCTTGCACCTCCTCTGGTAAAACCCAAAAGAGAAGAATATGAACTATACGAAGTACAAAAAAAGGATATTACGAATTATGTAAAAGGCAGTGGCAATTTAGTGGCTTCTGAAGAGAAGGCATTATTTTTTAAACAATCAGGGAGTAGGCTAAAAGATATAGATGCTAAGGTTGGGAGAGAGGTAAAAAAGGGGGATGTATTGGGGAGATTAGATACGGGAGATTTGGATACTCGTATTAAACTACAGGAATATGCCCTTAAAAAGGCAGAATTGAATCTTGCAAGGCTTAAAGAGGAGAGCGGGGATAGATATTCTATAGAATCGGCAAAATTAGATGTATTGAGCAATAAGCTATTACTGGATGATCTAAAAAAGGAAATGGACAATTCTTTATTAATTGCGCCAATGGATGGCGTGGTTACATTTGTTGATAATCTAAGCGAAGGAGACATGGTGGAAGCATATAAGAGGATAATAACCATATCGGATCCTAAAAAGCTGAGAGTGTACTATCAATCCAATGATGTTAATAAGGTAAAAGCCGGGATGGAGGCGGAAATACGCATTAAAGGACAGGCATATACTGGGGAAGTAGTATTATCTCCCGATAATATACCAAAAGATGCCCACGAGTCTCTTAAAAATGCTATTATAATAGATGTAAAAGATTTGCCCCAAGATGCAAAGATGGGGGATTTAGCGGAGATATCTATTCCTATAGAAACCAGGCAAGGTGTTTTAGTTATTCCTAAACGGGCATTAAAGCAATATATGGGTGGCAACACAGTGCAGATAATAGAAGGTGAAAGCAAAAAGGAGCTAGATGTGGAGATAGGAATACAGACTCCTACTGAAGTAGAGATTATTTCAGGTCTTGAGGAAGGACAAAAGGTAATATTAAGGTAG
- a CDS encoding nucleoside triphosphate pyrophosphohydrolase family protein encodes MDGILYDDFQTTVSQLLTRHRSIVDLLSKYQESNARVNRAIAKSVTSCGCISINAQRQQIPDDATLEQLQQFMDSHIEGELCDNCRSIIEKELGNNLFYLVSLAETLDINIYDVILNEQKDLSTLGKFHLK; translated from the coding sequence ATGGATGGTATACTATATGATGATTTTCAAACAACAGTTTCACAATTACTGACTAGACACAGGAGCATAGTAGACCTATTGTCAAAATATCAAGAGTCAAATGCACGTGTCAACAGGGCAATAGCCAAATCGGTAACCAGCTGTGGCTGTATAAGTATTAATGCACAACGTCAACAAATTCCAGACGATGCAACATTAGAACAACTACAACAATTTATGGATAGCCATATAGAAGGAGAGCTCTGTGATAACTGCCGAAGCATTATAGAAAAAGAATTGGGGAATAATCTCTTCTATCTAGTTAGCCTAGCTGAAACATTGGATATAAATATATATGATGTCATACTAAACGAACAAAAAGATTTGTCTACCTTGGGGAAGTTCCACCTAAAATAA